In Arachis hypogaea cultivar Tifrunner chromosome 17, arahy.Tifrunner.gnm2.J5K5, whole genome shotgun sequence, a single window of DNA contains:
- the LOC112765932 gene encoding probable mitochondrial adenine nucleotide transporter BTL3: MPLPQDLTPHQQSHCFLNFPSDFSSLTAPPPGGLFLEPATPDSFLRLLPAASIRAELNPSPPRRRLKAAVAASCFLSVSLPSAKLVVPNGDNGSDKETSSEEGVVEVQHKVRTVRGGNAVNNTTKHLWAGAVAAMVSRTCVAPLERLKLEYIVRGEKKNIVELVRKIATSQGLRGFWKGNLVNILRTAPFKAVNFCAYDTYRKQLLRFSGNEETTNFERFIAGAAAGITATIICLPLDTIRTKLVAPGGEALGGVIGAFQYMIRTEGFFSLYKGLVPSIISMAPSGAVFYGVYDILKSAYLHSPKGRKRIQNLHKQGKELSALDQLELGPVRTLLYGAIAGACAEAATYPFEVVRRQLQLQVQSTRLSSFATCAKIVEHGGIQALYAGLIPSLLQVLPSASISYFVYEFMKIVLKVE; this comes from the exons atgccACTACCACAGGACCTCACTCCCCACCAACAATCCCACTGTTTCCTCAATTTCCCTTCCGATTTCTCTTCCCTCACCGCGCCACCGCCCGGGGGATTGTTCCTCGAACCCGCAACTCCAGATTCCTTCCTCCGCCTGCTTCCCGCCGCCTCGATTCGTGCCGAATTGAATCCCTCGCCGCCACGCCGGAGGCTTAAGGCGGCAGTAGCTGCTAGCTGCTTCTTGTCGGTGAGCTTGCCGAGTGCTAAACTCGTGGTGCCGAATGGGGACAACGGCTCCGACAAGGAGACAAGTTCGGAGGAGGGTGTTGTTGAGGTACAACACAAGGTTAGGACGGTACGAGGAGGCAATGCCGTCAACAACACCACTAAGCATCTATGGGCTGGTGCCGTAGCTGCCATGGTTTCTAG AACTTGTGTTGCTCCACTTGAAAGACTTAAGCTGGAGTATATAGTTCGCGGGGAGAAGAAGAATATCGTTGAGCTTGTGAGAAAGATAGCCACTTCTCAGGGTCTGAGGGGCTTTTGGAAGGGGAACCTTGTAAATATTCTGCGGACGGCTCCATTCAAGGCAGTGAATTTTTGTGCTTATGATACATATAGGAAGCAGCTCCTTAGATTCTCCGGAAATGAGGAAACTACCAATTTTGAGAGGTTTATTGCTGGTGCTGCTGCTGGAATTACTGCTACCATTATTTGCCTTCCACTTGACACA ATCCGGACCAAGTTGGTGGCACCTGGTGGGGAAGCTTTGGGTGGTGTTATTGGTGCTTTCCAATACATGATTCGGACTGAAGGCTTCTTTTCTCTCTACAAGGGTTTGGTACCGTCAATTATAAGTATGGCTCCTTCTGGTGCAGTTTTTTATGGTGTATATGATATACTCAAATCAGCTTATTTGCATTCACCCAAAGGAAGgaagcgaatccagaatttgcaCAAACAGGGTAAGGAATTGAGTGCATTGGATCAGCTTGAGTTAGGACCAGTAAGGACGCTGTTGTATGGTGCTATTGCCGGTGCTTGTGCAGAAGCTGCTACATATCCATTCGAAGTGGTAAGGAGGCAGCTTCAATTGCAAGTCCAGTCTACCCGTTTAAGTTCTTTTGCAACTTGTGCCAAAATAGTGGAACATGGAGGCATTCAAGCTCTGTATGCAGGACTTATTCCCAGCTTACTCCAG GTACTTCCTTCAGCATCAATCAGTTACTTTGTCTATGAGTTCATGAAGATTGTTCTCAAAGTGGAGTAG
- the LOC112766299 gene encoding multifunctional methyltransferase subunit TRM112 homolog A — MRLLTHNMLSSNIKGVEKGFPLRIEAEKVVEKPVEMNADFLRKMFEKVEWKAFVEASRSMGYAQLPEEVDSGMLESDEFLSRFHHALLELHLEEGALVCPETGRRFPVNKGIPNMLLHEDEV, encoded by the coding sequence ATGAGGCTGCTAACGCACAACATGCTATCGTCGAATATAAAGGGAGTGGAGAAGGGGTTTCCGCTTCGGATCGAGGCGGAGAAGGTAGTTGAGAAGCCGGTTGAGATGAACGCGGATTTTCTGCGGAAGATGTTTGAGAAGGTGGAGTGGAAGGCATTTGTGGAAGCTTCTAGAAGCATGGGGTACGCCCAGCTCCCGGAGGAGGTAGATTCCGGCATGCTTGAGTCGGACGAGTTCTTGAGTAGGTTCCACCACGCACTCCTCGAGCTCCACCTCGAAGAAGGCGCCCTCGTCTGTCCCGAGACCGGCCGCAGATTCCCCGTTAACAAGGGTATCCCTAACATGCTCCTCCATGAGGACGAGGTCTGA